In a single window of the Drosophila albomicans strain 15112-1751.03 chromosome 3, ASM965048v2, whole genome shotgun sequence genome:
- the LOC117570913 gene encoding LOW QUALITY PROTEIN: villin-like protein quail (The sequence of the model RefSeq protein was modified relative to this genomic sequence to represent the inferred CDS: inserted 2 bases in 2 codons) produces the protein MENSINEQATTVESRARFFKRKVLSLYDSLVRLDASLSEVRLATCNSSELAVWLELLERAQASFDLAQNALEEIDYNEIGSETRDNFDERFLEVKSRVRTHFDSRERQLIGSPTSRRDETIDPSANGLGARANRRRLPELKLPTFGGDYKEVRPNTIPDLKVDVTFRQVPKHALTFELWKIDEVRLEAVARAQYGTFYDNCAYIIYASSLVGHYANHETITREQKPNVPLERYIHYWLGSNISEQNRSNVVHKIQELDSYLGNVASIYRETQNXRSARFLSYFKKGYDVLSGALINSVQKVRLFQLYGRKWLHAIELAEIEWSHFNSDYIMVLQMEAITXVWIGRSSASIERRSAVAWVQRQRGKDSDTICIVGDGYEQSMSAEHKQAWNMVLPLQQRRVFQSNQQLDSNSYDSKTNDDINGSSNKFRIYKCNQRGRLHLDQLHVGMPSKDDLSDAHGVYLLDNYGQSIWLWVGAQATQADALTAMGNGRAFVKKKKYANSTLVVRVLEGQEPVEFKRLFGNWLTVWQDSTRGHKPVSIKFGKLDAVLLCELPKMAADTQLVDDGRGERVLYRIFGDQLVELPATKVTFFTTNSSYVVKYTVQCATVVAADLASVGVKSIIYQRNGSEASAETIAKADSFAMASFESMQGAEAMFVQLYEFNETPHFLQLFEGKLIIMRGQRSELLRSNNNHNWDFKTNIMLETFLLKIYGDASYNSKAVEEHPLSAISSKDCYNINSRPFLSISESPDDLDVLTPAHLLFGGPPTVILEPDLTMLDYNRLDGWQRVTQLQQVFWTRWREEYLTLLQKRSKWRTPDRRLQVNDLVLVKDENLPPLRWPLARVMALIPGKDDECRVADLKTTCGSTRRAINKLCLLPLKDDVER, from the exons ATGGAAAACTCGATAAACGAGCAAGCGACTACTGTCGAAAGTCGCGCGCGGTTTTTCAAGCGGAAGGTTCTATCGCTCTATGATAGCCTTGTGAGACTCGATGCGTCGCTTTCTGAAGTTAGGCTAGCTACATGTAATTCATCTGAATTAGCAGTATGGTTGGAGCTATTAGAACGTGCTCAAGCTTCATTTGACTTAGCTCAGAATGCGCTGGAGGAGATTGACTATAATGAGATCGGTAGTGAAACGCGGGACAATTTCGATGAGCGTTTTCTTGAAGTGAAATCGCGTGTTCGGACGCATTTTGACAGTCGTGAGCGTCAATTGATTGGGTCGCCCACATCGCGGCGTGATGAGACCATCGATCCTTCGGCTAATGGCCTCGGTGCCCGCGCTAATAGACGTCGTCTACCCGAGCTCAAACTTCCCACGTTCGGTGGAGATTATAAGGAGGTGCGTCCAAACACAATACCCGACTTGAAGGTGGATGTCACATTCCGCCAGGTGCCGAAGCATGCGTTAACCTTTGAGCTGTGGAAGATCGACGAGGTTCGCCTAGAAGCCGTTGCTCGAGCACAATATGGAACATTCTACGACAACTGTGCGTACATCATTTATGCATCGAGTTTAGTGGGACACTATGCGAATCACGAGACCATCACACGCGAGCAAAAGCCGAATGTGCCGTTGGAGCGTTACATACATTATTGGCTGGGCAGCAATATCAGCGAACAGAATCGCTCGAATGTTGTGCACAAGATTCAGGAGCTGGACTCGTATCTAGGCAATGTGGCGTCCATTTATCGCGAGACGCAGA CACGAAGCGCACGCTTTCTCTCCTACTTCAAGAAGGGTTACGATGTACTCTCTGGCGCCTTGATCAACTCGGTTCAAAAGGTGCGCCTCTTTCAGCTGTACGGTCGCAAGTGGCTGCATGCTATTGAGCTGGCTGAGATTGAGTGGTCACACTTCAATTCGGATTACATCATGGTGCTGCAGATGGAGGCCATCA TTGTGTGGATTGGACGCTCGAGTGCCTCGATTGAGCGTCGAAGTGCGGTCGCCTGGGTGCAGCGACAGCGTGGCAAGGATTCTGACACTATTTGCATCGTTGGCGATGGCTACGAGCAGTCGATGAGTGCGGAGCACAAGCAGGCATGGAATATGGTGTTGCCACTGCAGCAACGTCGTGTCTTTCAATCCAATCAGCAGCTGGACAGCAACAGCTATGACTCCAAGACCAATGACGATatcaatggcagcagcaacaagtttCGCATTTACAAGTGCAATCAACGTGGGCGATTGCATCTCGATCAACTGCACGTGGGCATGCCCAGCAAGGATGATCTAAGCGATGCGCATGGCGTCTATCTGCTCGACAACTATGGTCAAAGCATTTGGCTGTGGGTTGGCGCCCAAGCCACTCAAGCGGATGCTCTCACGGCCATGGGCAATGGGCGTGCATTTGTGAAGAAAAAGAAGTATGCAAACAGCACGCTCGTGGTGCGTGTGCTCGAGGGACAGGAACCCGTGGAGTTTAAGCGTTTGTTTGGCAACTGGCTGACGGTGTGGCAGGATAGCACACGAGGCCACAAGCCTGTTTCCATCAAGTTTGGCAAATTGGATGCGGTTCTGCTGTGCGAACTCCCCAAGATGGCAGCGGACACACAGTTGGTGGACGATGGACGTGGCGAGCGTGTTTTGTATCGCATCTTTGGCGATCAACTGGTCGAGCTGCCGGCCACCAAAGTGACGTTCTTCACCACCAACTCCTCCTATGTGGTCAAGTACACCGTTCAGTGTGCCACCGTTGTGGCCGCTGATCTGGCCAGTGTGGGCGTCAAGAGTATCATCTACCAGCGTAACGGTTCGGAGGCATCTGCGGAGACAATTGCCAAGGCAGATAGCTTTGCCATGGCTAGTTTCGAGTCGATGCAAGGTGCGGAGGCGATGTTTGTGCAGCTCTACGAGTTCAATGAGACGCCACATTTCTTGCAGCTCTTCGAGGGCAAACTGATCATAATGCGAGGTCAACGCAGCGAGCTGCTGCGCTCCAATAACAATCACAATTGGGACTTCAAGACCAATATTATGCTGGAGACCTTTTTGCTGAAGATCTATGGCGATGCCAGCTACAACTCCAAGGCTGTCGAAGAGCATCCATTGTCAGCGATCAGCTCCAAGGATTGCTATAATATTAATAGTCGTCCATTCCTATCCATTTCAGAGAGTCCTGACGATTTGGATGTGCTGACTCCCGCTCATCTATTGTTTGGTGGTCCTCCAACCGTGATTCTAGAGCCCGACCTAACTATGCTGGACTACAATCGGTTGGATGGTTGGCAGCGTGTCACTCAGCTGCAGCAGGTCTTTTGGACTAGATGGCGGGAGGAGTATCTGACTCTTCTCCAGAAAAGATCCAAGTGGCGCACTCCTGATCGTCGTCTCCAAGTCAACGACTTGGTCTTGGTGAAGGACGAAAATTTGCCTCCTCTTCGGTGGCCGCTAGCCCGTGTCATGGCGCTCATCCCTGGCAAGGACGACGAGTGTCGAGTTGCCGACTTAAAGACGACGTGTGGCAGCACCCGGAGAGCCATAAACAAACTCTGTCTACTGCCCCTGAAGGATGATGTTGAAAGATAG